One genomic window of Sporichthyaceae bacterium includes the following:
- a CDS encoding DUF5990 family protein yields the protein MCAAPAGRARRPRSRAQRTSRARTCPGRPGRRHVYLSRVDVDPAGRPTMFRRAKLMRDGVPAPVLADTIRLGTLVGRLRLSQGPADPVCAAARPPRIAWSAEQADPRDVQP from the coding sequence ATGTGCGCAGCGCCGGCTGGACGCGCGAGGCGACCGCGGTCGAGGGCACAGCGGACCTCACGGGCCCGTACCTGTCCGGGCCGCCCGGGGCGGCGCCACGTCTACCTGTCCCGGGTAGACGTGGACCCAGCCGGGCGGCCCACGATGTTCCGCCGCGCCAAGCTCATGCGGGACGGCGTGCCCGCGCCCGTGCTCGCCGACACGATCCGGCTCGGCACTCTCGTCGGGCGCCTGCGGCTGAGCCAGGGCCCGGCCGACCCGGTGTGCGCCGCCGCCCGCCCGCCGCGGATCGCGTGGAGCGCCGAGCAGGCGGACCCCCGCGACGTTCAGCCTTGA